A region of Halalkaliarchaeum desulfuricum DNA encodes the following proteins:
- a CDS encoding V-type ATP synthase subunit I — protein sequence MLRPERMSKVSVTGSKRVMDDVIEAVHDLNLLHISEYDGSWDGFSPGDPMEGAEETSEKLVTVRALESILDLDPEDAGARRVLSDDDIEAELEEVRERVNELDDRREELKDELREIDEKIDSMEPYADLGIDLDLLSGYDTLAVAVGLGKAKDAEAALEEAESIGPFELFSGDRTVAVFARPTSGSEDPIADALVGVDFQPLDVPTAEGSPEDYVRELRSRRRQVDSKLDNVESELEVVKREAADFLLAAEEELSIDAQKRDAPLSFATTANAFVAEGWIPTERYEELEDAIQDAVGDHAEVEEIERAEFAPDGDHHSEAVGEAATDGGYETTDEKPPVVQDNPRVAAPFETLVNAVSRPKYSEFDPSLLVFLTFPLMFGFMISDIGYGVLYVAIGYYFWSKYDTTGMKNVGAVAMWAGAFTIFFGFPFGGDVFGHHLLDTEMAKGVAPGYTSWAQAWLVVTVLFGVLHLNIGYVLSFVSTIQHHDFKHAMYEAGSWLLLLNGLWVWVFSAHYYEAKPEILFAAFETTLGIQTQGLPEIVGLAGLVAVAVGAVLLAVGEPQELPEVLSPLVNAVSYTRMTAVLLAKGGMAVAANLLAFGAYIEDGSFVFMFTPSNLADARAAGQDIVFAGLTTQGAVGVVAGILVAILGHIVVLMLGITAAGIQGIRLEYVEFFNKFYEGGGRKYDPFGYVRRFTRG from the coding sequence ATGCTCAGACCTGAGCGGATGAGCAAGGTCTCGGTGACGGGATCCAAGCGGGTGATGGACGACGTCATCGAGGCCGTTCACGACCTCAACCTGCTCCACATCAGCGAGTACGACGGCTCCTGGGACGGGTTCTCCCCGGGAGATCCGATGGAGGGCGCCGAGGAGACGTCCGAAAAGCTCGTGACTGTTCGCGCCCTCGAGAGCATTCTCGACCTGGATCCCGAGGACGCCGGCGCACGCAGAGTCCTCTCGGACGACGACATCGAGGCGGAACTCGAGGAGGTCCGCGAGCGGGTGAACGAACTCGACGACAGGCGCGAGGAGCTGAAAGACGAACTCCGGGAGATCGACGAGAAGATCGACTCGATGGAACCGTACGCCGACCTGGGGATCGATCTCGATCTGCTGTCGGGCTATGACACCCTCGCGGTGGCGGTCGGGCTCGGCAAAGCCAAGGACGCCGAGGCCGCACTCGAGGAGGCGGAGTCGATCGGTCCGTTCGAACTGTTCTCCGGCGACCGGACAGTCGCGGTGTTCGCCCGGCCGACATCGGGCTCGGAGGACCCGATCGCGGACGCGCTCGTCGGTGTCGACTTCCAGCCCCTCGACGTTCCGACAGCCGAAGGAAGCCCCGAAGACTACGTTCGGGAGCTCCGTTCGCGGCGTCGGCAGGTAGACTCGAAGCTCGACAACGTCGAAAGCGAACTCGAGGTCGTAAAACGGGAGGCTGCGGACTTCCTACTAGCAGCCGAAGAGGAACTCTCTATCGATGCACAGAAGCGCGATGCACCGCTTTCGTTCGCGACGACCGCCAACGCGTTCGTCGCCGAAGGGTGGATCCCGACCGAGCGCTACGAGGAACTCGAAGACGCGATCCAGGACGCGGTCGGCGACCACGCGGAAGTCGAGGAGATCGAGCGGGCGGAGTTCGCTCCCGACGGCGACCACCACAGCGAAGCAGTCGGCGAGGCCGCGACGGACGGCGGATACGAGACGACCGACGAGAAACCACCGGTAGTCCAGGACAATCCCCGGGTCGCTGCACCGTTCGAGACGCTCGTGAACGCGGTCTCTCGGCCGAAGTACTCGGAGTTCGATCCGTCGCTGCTCGTTTTCCTCACGTTCCCGCTGATGTTCGGATTCATGATCTCCGACATCGGCTACGGGGTTCTCTACGTCGCCATCGGCTACTACTTCTGGTCGAAGTACGACACGACAGGGATGAAAAACGTCGGTGCGGTCGCGATGTGGGCCGGCGCGTTCACGATCTTCTTCGGCTTCCCGTTCGGCGGCGACGTCTTCGGTCACCACCTGCTGGATACGGAGATGGCGAAGGGTGTCGCGCCCGGGTACACCAGTTGGGCCCAGGCGTGGCTGGTCGTGACGGTACTGTTCGGCGTGCTCCACCTGAACATCGGCTACGTGCTGTCGTTCGTGAGTACGATCCAGCATCACGACTTCAAACACGCCATGTACGAAGCCGGATCGTGGCTGCTCCTGTTGAACGGCCTGTGGGTGTGGGTGTTCAGCGCCCACTACTACGAGGCGAAACCCGAGATCCTGTTTGCGGCGTTCGAGACGACCCTCGGGATCCAGACGCAGGGGCTCCCAGAGATCGTCGGTCTCGCCGGTCTCGTTGCCGTGGCGGTCGGCGCCGTCCTGCTCGCCGTCGGGGAACCCCAGGAACTACCCGAGGTGCTGTCGCCGCTGGTGAACGCGGTCTCGTACACCCGGATGACTGCCGTGCTCCTCGCGAAGGGCGGGATGGCGGTCGCCGCGAACCTGCTTGCGTTCGGCGCCTACATCGAGGACGGCAGTTTCGTCTTCATGTTCACTCCCTCGAACCTCGCAGATGCCCGGGCGGCCGGCCAGGACATCGTCTTCGCCGGACTGACGACGCAGGGTGCCGTCGGCGTCGTTGCGGGCATCCTGGTTGCGATCCTCGGTCACATCGTCGTGTTGATGCTCG